A genome region from Glutamicibacter arilaitensis Re117 includes the following:
- a CDS encoding pyridoxal-phosphate dependent enzyme, with amino-acid sequence MKYASTVLDLIGNTPLVKLNRVTDGIKATVLVKLEYLNPGGSIKDRIALKMVERAEESGQLKPGGTIVEPTSGNTGVGLAMVGQLKGYDTIFVTPDKVGEEKRDVLRAYGAKVVVTPTAVAPDSPQSYYGVSDRLVTEIDGAYKPDQFSNPGAPDSHFETTGPEIWNDTEGKLTHAVISAGTGGTITGTGRYLKQISADRASGPVKIIAADPDGSVYSGGTGRPYFVEGVGEDMWPGNYDPSVPDVVEPVTDAESFEMTRRLAKEEGLLLGGSSGMAVVAALRVAKDLGEDDVVVVIAPDGGRGYLAKIFNDQWMLDQGFTTDEYSALDFIGAALAKQGTGTITLETTLAEAAKALREQGDDALVVSAAPLPARIGEIRGVIGAGDITDALLSGAEPTSTLADLGDLPMPLIGTADTAEHAQELLKSHPAVLLTKGGEVIAAATAADLLAYSTR; translated from the coding sequence ATGAAGTATGCGTCCACAGTTCTAGATCTGATCGGCAATACCCCGCTGGTGAAGCTCAATCGAGTCACCGACGGAATCAAAGCCACCGTGTTGGTGAAACTTGAGTACTTGAATCCGGGCGGTTCCATCAAGGACCGCATCGCATTGAAGATGGTCGAGCGCGCCGAAGAATCCGGCCAGCTCAAGCCCGGCGGAACCATCGTGGAACCAACCAGCGGCAACACCGGTGTTGGTTTGGCCATGGTCGGCCAGCTCAAGGGCTACGACACCATTTTCGTCACCCCGGATAAGGTGGGCGAAGAAAAGCGCGACGTATTGCGTGCCTACGGTGCCAAGGTCGTTGTCACCCCCACCGCAGTCGCCCCGGATTCGCCCCAGTCCTACTACGGAGTTTCGGACCGTCTGGTCACCGAGATCGACGGCGCCTACAAGCCGGACCAGTTCTCCAATCCCGGCGCACCCGATAGCCACTTCGAAACCACCGGCCCGGAAATCTGGAATGACACCGAAGGCAAGCTGACCCACGCAGTAATCAGCGCCGGCACCGGCGGCACCATCACCGGCACCGGACGCTATCTCAAGCAGATCTCCGCCGACCGCGCCTCGGGCCCGGTCAAGATCATCGCCGCGGACCCCGATGGCTCGGTCTACTCCGGTGGCACCGGCCGCCCGTACTTCGTTGAAGGCGTGGGCGAAGACATGTGGCCGGGGAACTACGACCCATCCGTCCCGGATGTTGTCGAACCAGTCACCGACGCGGAATCATTTGAAATGACCCGCCGTCTGGCCAAGGAAGAAGGCCTGCTGCTGGGCGGTTCCTCGGGCATGGCCGTGGTTGCCGCATTGCGCGTGGCCAAGGACCTGGGCGAAGATGACGTCGTAGTGGTGATCGCCCCGGATGGCGGCCGCGGCTACCTGGCTAAGATCTTCAACGACCAGTGGATGCTGGACCAGGGCTTCACTACCGATGAATACTCCGCACTGGACTTCATCGGCGCCGCTCTGGCCAAGCAGGGCACTGGCACCATAACCTTGGAAACCACCCTGGCTGAGGCTGCCAAGGCACTGCGCGAACAGGGCGATGACGCACTGGTGGTTTCTGCTGCACCGCTTCCGGCCCGTATCGGAGAAATCCGTGGGGTCATCGGGGCAGGGGACATCACCGATGCACTGCTCTCCGGCGCAGAACCAACCAGCACCCTGGCGGACCTAGGTGATCTGCCGATGCCGCTGATCGGCACTGCAGACACCGCCGAACATGCCCAAGAACTGCTCAAGAGCCATCCCGCGGTTTTGCTGACCAAGGGCGGCGAAGTGATCGCCGCAGCTACCGCAGCTGATCTATTGGCCTACTCCACCCGCTAG
- a CDS encoding DNA-3-methyladenine glycosylase family protein, which translates to MSVQYDPKRPVSLLKTLGILRRGLGDPTIRLSATEAWLAFATPLGDASLHLHKPSTSSPAALQAWGPGAQWALESAPNLLGALDDWSDFDQGIKEGRFPQIVARTRLEHPDAVLPTTGRIFEHAAGAILEQRVTGIEANHAWRWIIRHLGHRAPGPVPEGLMIFPEPHRLASMKRWDWQKARVEAQRANTMGRLVQVAHSLQWWAGQPIDQVKPAAMPPGTLAAALASVPGIGPWTIAETLQRSHGAGDFISVGDYHLADFVGQVLTGKRISDSQMLELLAPYAPHRQRVVRMLMLSGQKKQSFGPRYAPLDHRRR; encoded by the coding sequence TTGAGCGTCCAGTACGACCCGAAGCGCCCGGTATCGCTGCTCAAGACTTTGGGAATCCTGCGCCGTGGCCTGGGTGATCCGACCATCCGCTTATCGGCCACCGAGGCGTGGCTAGCTTTTGCCACACCTTTGGGAGATGCCTCATTGCATCTGCACAAGCCTTCAACCAGCTCGCCTGCGGCATTGCAGGCGTGGGGCCCGGGAGCACAGTGGGCTTTGGAGTCTGCGCCGAATTTGCTGGGCGCTTTGGATGACTGGAGCGATTTTGACCAGGGAATCAAAGAAGGAAGATTCCCGCAGATCGTTGCGCGTACCCGACTGGAACATCCCGATGCGGTATTGCCCACTACCGGGCGGATCTTCGAGCACGCGGCAGGTGCGATCTTGGAACAACGGGTAACCGGAATTGAAGCTAATCATGCGTGGCGTTGGATAATCCGCCATCTAGGACACCGCGCTCCCGGTCCGGTACCCGAAGGGCTGATGATTTTTCCCGAACCGCACCGGTTGGCATCCATGAAGCGATGGGACTGGCAAAAGGCGAGGGTGGAAGCCCAACGAGCCAACACCATGGGACGCCTGGTGCAGGTGGCGCATAGTTTGCAGTGGTGGGCTGGCCAACCAATTGACCAGGTCAAGCCTGCGGCAATGCCTCCGGGAACGTTGGCGGCCGCTTTGGCTTCGGTGCCCGGTATTGGGCCATGGACCATTGCCGAAACTTTGCAACGCTCCCATGGAGCCGGTGACTTTATTTCGGTGGGTGATTACCATCTTGCCGATTTTGTTGGCCAGGTGCTGACCGGAAAACGAATCAGTGATTCGCAAATGCTGGAATTATTGGCACCCTACGCCCCGCATCGTCAACGCGTCGTGCGGATGCTGATGCTTTCGGGGCAGAAAAAACAAAGCTTCGGACCCCGCTACGCGCCGTTGGATCACCGGCGGCGCTAA
- the trxA gene encoding thioredoxin — MATKNVSEDEFAQLIDENDIVLVDFWAAWCGPCRNFAPVYEQTSEKFSDVVFAKVDTEAEQGLARAANVTSIPTIMAFRENVLVFSQAGALNQTQLEDLVTAVKGIDMSEVHKQIAEEAAQADS, encoded by the coding sequence ATGGCAACGAAAAATGTGAGCGAAGACGAATTCGCGCAGCTGATTGATGAGAACGACATCGTCCTGGTGGACTTCTGGGCAGCTTGGTGCGGACCATGCCGTAATTTTGCGCCGGTTTACGAGCAGACTTCCGAGAAGTTCAGCGATGTTGTTTTTGCCAAGGTGGATACCGAAGCAGAGCAGGGCTTGGCCCGCGCCGCGAATGTCACCTCGATTCCAACCATCATGGCTTTCCGCGAAAACGTCCTCGTGTTCTCGCAGGCTGGTGCGCTGAACCAGACCCAGCTCGAAGACCTTGTCACCGCAGTCAAGGGCATCGACATGAGCGAAGTGCATAAGCAGATTGCTGAAGAAGCCGCACAGGCTGATTCCTAA